Proteins co-encoded in one Saprospira grandis genomic window:
- the rlmB gene encoding 23S rRNA (guanosine(2251)-2'-O)-methyltransferase RlmB gives MQHRRPKKTPDQEMIFGRHPVMDALEAKRNFEKIILAANVRGPFEKDLRKACKELDVPLQTVPKERLNNYTRKNHQGVVALLSPIPYYQVEDLLLLAYEKGKHPLFVLLDGVTDVRNIGAIARSAEAAGADALIIPKKGSAQINDSAMKSSAGALNHLPVCRVNSLIQTAEYLQMNGLQLIAADLEGKKMLYDLELNLPLALIMGDEHKGVNRVLLEKVDEHFLLPMRGQTDSFNVSVATGITLYEIMRQQK, from the coding sequence TAATGGACGCCCTTGAAGCTAAACGCAATTTTGAAAAAATTATCCTGGCCGCTAATGTCCGTGGCCCTTTCGAAAAGGATTTGCGCAAGGCTTGTAAGGAACTAGACGTCCCCCTGCAAACGGTCCCCAAAGAACGCCTCAATAATTATACACGCAAAAACCACCAAGGGGTGGTGGCCCTGCTCTCTCCTATCCCCTATTATCAGGTAGAAGATTTGCTCTTATTGGCCTATGAAAAAGGCAAACACCCGCTTTTTGTTTTGCTAGATGGCGTGACAGATGTCCGCAATATTGGCGCTATCGCCCGCTCTGCAGAAGCCGCCGGAGCCGATGCCCTGATTATTCCCAAAAAAGGCTCGGCCCAAATTAACGATTCGGCCATGAAGAGCTCTGCTGGCGCACTCAATCATTTGCCCGTCTGCCGAGTAAATAGCCTGATCCAAACGGCTGAATACCTACAGATGAATGGCCTTCAACTGATTGCCGCCGACCTAGAGGGCAAAAAAATGCTCTATGATTTAGAACTCAATCTCCCCCTAGCCCTCATTATGGGCGATGAGCATAAGGGCGTCAATCGCGTTTTGCTCGAAAAGGTTGATGAGCATTTCCTTTTGCCTATGCGCGGCCAAACCGACTCTTTTAATGTCTCGGTGGCCACGGGCATTACGCTCTACGAAATCATGCGCCAACAAAAGTAA